The genomic segment AGTCGTTGGTCGGCGTATAAAAATAGTATTGATGAATAGGTAAAAtagtatttatacatgtattgtTTTCTTTAATACATCGTAACACACAACCCCTTAAATACACTATattctaaaatttaaagaatgGTAAAATACttcatatacttcaatttttaTAGGAGATCTAATCTAGTAGTATAGTTATTCAAGTCTTCGTATCTAAGTCATATCTAGACGAAATAATTGCAAGATTTGTAGAAATAGTCTTATAATACTTATCTTGACTATTGTCTATACaacatttttctatttattttttttttaggttaaaaACTTCAAAGTAGCAAAGTAGATAAAATGGATAGGATAACTGATTTATTAAAACTGCATCAAATATGGATCAATGCATATTATTCGCAAGAATAGGTAAGAGGATTTTAgaatattaaaaatgaaaaagttgaTAAACTTGCAGGGTATGtaagagattttttttgttttccatcaCTTTTACATGTTAAAATAATATGGCATAATAGATAAAGGTGTCCTTTAACTTGACTTCAAATTTTATCTATGTCCTCTAACTTTGGATGTGCATAAGTAAGCACTTAAACTTGCAAAAAGTTGAACATGTAGACACATTCGTCCTATGCGGCGTCCTAAGTGGCCAATTTGTGTCCTACATGAAATCCTATgtgtaatataatatataaatatgcccTTTAACTTGACAAGTAGACACACAGATACTGTGTGGCATAATACACGTATGATGTCATGCAGGACAAGAAATGATCACATAGGACATATCTGTctacattttttatttgataaccAATCCTAGGAATACCTGCCACCttccacctcccaccagcaacggGTATCAGGTAATTCGTTCCACCAAGGCTTGAACAGATGAGAAAAAAACACCTAGTTAGTGTTTGTCTTTGTACCTAATTAAGACCTCAtggtgttcatcccaacttcattgaaccactaggccacaccctttgGGTGCTCGGACATATgtatctacttgttcaactttatacaaatttaagtgtCTACTTATGCACACCAAAGTTGAAGTCAAGTTAAAGgagatgtttatgtattgtgcgTACTTTAGCACATCATAGACGTGAGTTCAAAGGGCATTGTCATTGCATTATGCCACAGAATATTGTGACATTTCAGTTCTTACGACATTTTCAAATTGATTATTCTTTATATAGCGTAATGGTCGAATCCAACGATTATAATAGAAAAGAATTTTAGTCATGGATTAACATGGGTATCGATAATGTCCAACTCGCTCATATATAACCCGACTTGCTATCAGCACTAGCTGATAACTCATTTCAACTCGTTCATATTTAATCCGACCTGCTTGTTTGTAGACACTAGTGTCCACTTTGTGGAGATCAACAAAGACCCATTTGTCTGTAAGAACAAATAGAGTTGATTTGGTGGAGGTGCCATTCACTTTGGACCACTAGTGTGAAGTGTTATATCGTCGAACAGAAAAGAAATTTGCTATTCCAAAGTGTAAGGTCAATAAATTTGCATACAAAAACCAATCATCATATCAGTACCTTGGCCTCGTTGCTGAGAAAAAGCTTCAAAATTGTACTTGAGCTTTCGCCTTGCTAGCTTTTTCAGCCCTTCAAAGATTGGGTGTTCAAATTAGACATATATGAAAGGAGATGAGTGTCACCATGACACTGGTACACAGACATTATTGGTGTCATTGAGGGCCTTTCATTTGTTTTACTGCTCATATCCATTAAACAAGCCATGGAGAGCCTATATACTTGGGAGTGACCTACAATTGGATGCATGGGGGTCTTAATGTCATGACATTAAAGGGCCAGGTGAGGTATTAAAGATAGGCGATAGCGTTGAGGGACTAAACTTGTACATGGTGATTGAAACTAGAGAACACCTGCATCACTCAAGTGCAAGCTCAAATACACCAAAGGCAAGTGCTAACACAAGCTGGAAGCTTTTAACCAAAGTCGCGCGGACCAGTACAACCTAATTGATCAGAACACTATTATAGAACATTGCACAGATCCGCCATTATAAAGCCTGTAACGTATCTATCACCCCACCTCCTCAAAACTCTTCTAATATAGAGAAAGACGGGAGGGGTGGTGtatcttaaaaaaaatttacaccAACTATACTTGTCAACGCATTTGCCAAGTCATTTCTACGACATGGAAGATAACCATCCtctcatgatgtacatcataGAACTATTACTTTGTCTAAACAATGCCATGTCAGTTCTACAACATGAAAGATATACATCCTCTCATGAGGTACACACAAATGCATGTATCAACTGCAGGTAAAGTACACTAGAAAAAACTGAAACTCCTCTAGCATCTAACTAAACCAAAAACCAATTACTTCTAAACATAGCATCTAACTCTCACATCACAAACATATTACTCAACGAATGAAAGCAATAACAAAACACTACTGTTAACCAGCATTCAATACCTCGAAATAAACAGAATAACTTCATTATCAGTCATTCAATACATAATCTCAGCTGAAATCATAAACACAATCTGTTTCCTCACAGAATAAACTCCTATCCAACCTTTAAAAAAACATAATCCGACAAGTCTttccataaaattttaaataaaacactGAGTCTTCCACCTTAAAATCCTAGCTTGGTCCTACGCCAGTGCCTACGCTTAGCATTGTacctaaaaaaaacaaaaataaaacttcatTAGTAAAAAATCAACATAATTGCGTTAATAGTGAAAAACACACCTAGTGTATCCCGAATGTCCAGAGTTCCATANNNNNNNNNNNNNNNNNNNNNNNNNNNNNNNNNNNNNNNNNNNNNNNNNNNNNNNNNNNNNNNNNNNNNNNNNNNNNNNNNNNNNNNNNNNNNNNNNNNNNNNNNNNNNNNNNNNNNNNNNNNNNNNNNNNNNNNNNNNNNNNNNNNNNNNNNNNNNNNNNNNNNNNNNNNNNNNNNNNNNNNNNNNNNNNNNNNNNNNNNNNNNNNNNNNNNNNNNNNNNNNNNNNNNNNNNNNNNNNNNNNNNNNNNNNNNNNNNNNNNNNNNNNNNNNNNNNNNNNNNNNNNNNNNNNNNNNNNNNNNNNNNNNNNNNNNNNNNNNNNNNNNNNNNNNNNNNNNNNNNNNNNNNNNNNNNNNNNNNNNNNNNNNNNNNNNNNNNNNNNNNNNNNNNNNNNNNNNNNNNNNNNNNNNNNNNNNNNNNNNNNNNNNNNNNNNNNNNNNNNNNNNNNNNNNNNNNNNNNNNNNNNNNNNNNNNNNNNNNNNNNNNNNNNNNNNNNNNNNNNNNNNNNNNNNNNNNNNNNNNNNNNNNNNNNNNNNNNNNNNNNNNNNNNNNNNNNNNNNNNNNNNNNNNNNNNNNNNNNNNNNNNNNNNNNNNNNNNNNNNNNNNNNNNNNNNNNNNNNNNNNNNNNNNNNNNNNNNNNNNNNNNNNNNNNNNNNNNNNNNNNNNNNNNNNNNNNNNNNNNNNNNNNNNNNNNNNNNNNNNNNNNNNNNNNNNNNNNNNNNNNNNNNNNNNNNNNNNNNNNNNNNNNNNNNNNNNNNNNNNNNNNNNNNNNNNNNNNNNNNNNNNNNNNNNNNNNNNNNNNNNNNNNNNNNNNNNNNNNNNNNNNNNNNNNNNNNNNNNNNNNNNNNNNNNNNNNNNNNNNNNNNNNNNNNNNNNNNNNNNNNNNNNNNNNNNNNNNNNNNNNNNNNNNNNNNNNNNNNNNNNNNNNNNNNNNNNNNNNNNNNNNNNNNNNNNNNNNNNNNNNNNNNNNNNNNNNNNNNNNNNNNNNNNNNNNNNNNNNNNNNNNNNNNNNNNNNNNNNNNNNNNNNNNNNNNNNNNNNNNNNNNNNNNNNNNNNNNNNNNNNNNNNNNNNNNNNNNNNNNNNNNNNNNNNNNNNNNNNNNNNNNNNNNNNNNNNNNNNNNNNNNNNNNNNNNNNNNNNNNNNNNNNNNNNNNNNNNNNNNNNNNNNNNNNNNNNNNNNNNNNNNNNNNNNNNNNNNNNNNNNNNNNNNNNNNNNNNNNNNNNNNNNNNNNNNNNNNNNNNNNNNNNNNNNNNNNNNNNNNNNNNNNNNNNNNNNNNNNNNNNNNNNNNNNNNNNNNNNNNNNNNNNNNNNNNNNNNNNNNNNNNNNNNNNNNNNNNNNNNNNNNNNNNNNNNNNNNNNNNNNNNNNNNNNNNNNNNNNNNNNNNNNNNNNNNNNNNNNNNNNNNNNNNNNNNNNNNNNNNNNNNNNNNNNNNNNNNNNNNNNNNNNNNNNNNNNNNNNNNNNNNNNNNNNNNNNNNNNNNNNNNNNNNNNNNNNNNNNNNNNNNNNNNNNNNNNNNNNNNNNNNNNNNNNNNNNNNNNNNNNNNNNNNNNNNNNNNNNNNNNNNNNNNNNNNNNNNNNNNNNNNNNNNNNNNNNNNNNNNNNNNNNNNNNNNNNNNNNNNNNNNNNNNNNNNNNNNNNNNNNNNNNNNNNNNNNNNNNNNNNNNNNNNNNNNNNNNNNNNNNNNNNNNNNNNNNNNNNNNNNNNNNNNNNNNNNNNNNNNNNNNNNNNNNNNNNNNNNNNNNNNNNNNNNNNNNNNNNNNNNNNNNNNNNNNNNNNNNNNNNNNNNNNNNNNNNNNNNNNNNNNNNNNNNNNNNNNNNNNNNNNNNNNNNNNNNNNNNNNNNNNNNNNNNNNNNNNNNNNNNNNNNNNNNNNNNNNNNNNNNNNNNNNNNNNNNNNNNNNNNNNNNNNNNNNNNNNNNNNNNNNNNNNNNNNNNNNNNNNNNNNNNNNNNNNNNNNNNNNNNNNNNNNNNNNNNNNNNNNNNNNNNNNNNNNNNNNNNNNNNNNNNNNNNNNNNNNNNNNNNNNNNNNNNNNNNNNNNNNNNNNNNNNNNNNNNNNNNNNNNNNNNNNNNNNNNNNNNNNNNNNNNNNNNNNNNNNNNNNNNNNNNNNNNNNNNNNNNNNNNNNNNNNNNNNNNNNNNNNNNNNNNNNNNNNNNNNNNNNNNNNNNNNNNNNNNNNNNNNNNNNNNNNNNNNNNNNNNNNNNNNNNNNNNNNNNNNNNNNNNNNNNNNNNNNNNNNNNNNNNNNNNNNNNNNNNNNNNNNNNNNNNNNNNNNNNNNNNNNNNNNNNNNNNNNNNNNNNNNNNNNNNNNNNNNNNNNNNNNNNNNNNNNNNNNNNNNNNNNNNNNNNNNNNNNNNNNNNNNNNNNNNNNNNNNNNNNNNNNNNNNNNNNNNNNNNNNNNNNNNNNNNNNNNNNNNNNNNNNNNNNNNNNNNNNNNNNNNNNNNNNNNNNNNNNNNNNNNNNNNNNNNNNNNNNNNNNNNNNNNNNNNNNNNNNNNNNNNNNNNNNNNNNNNNNNNNNNNNNNNNNNNNNNNNNNNNNNNNNNNNNNNNNNNNNNNNNNNNNNNNNNNNNNNNNNNNNNNNNNNNNNNNNNNNNNNNNNNNNNNNNNNNNNNNNNNNNNNNNNNNNNNNNNNNNNNNNNNNNNNNNNNNNNNNNNNNNNNNNNNNNNNNNNNNNNNNNNNNNNNNNNNNNNNNNNNNNNNNNNNNNNNNNNNNNNNNNNNNNNNNNNNNNNNNNNNNNNNNNNNNNNNNNNNNNNNNNNNNNNNNNNNNNNNNNNNNNNNNNNNNNNNNNNNNNNNNNNNNNNNNNNNNNNNNNNNNNNNNNNNNNNNNNNNNNNNNNNNNNNNNNNNNNNNNNNNNNNNNNNNNNNNNNNNNNNNNNNNNNNNNNNNNNNNNNNNNNNNNNNNNNNNNNNNNNNNNNNNNNNNNNNNNNNNNNNNNNNNNNNNNNNNNNNNNNNNNNNNNNNNNNNNNNNNNNNNNNNNNNNNNNNNNNNNNNNNNNNNNAGTTCACGTATGAAAGTCAAACAAGTAACAATTGTGTTTCGATAAATAAGTGGCAATAACTCAGCTAGTAAACTCCCACACCTAATAGGTCACATATGAAACTCAAACAATTGGCGATAGTTCGGCTAGTAAACTCCCAGACCTAATAGTTCACATATGAAACTCAAACAATTGACGATAGTTCAGCCAGTAAACTCTTACACCTAATAGTTCACCTATGAAACTCAAACTATTAACAGTTAGTGTTCTGATAAATCATTGGCAATAACTCAGCTAGCAAAATTCCCACACCTATTAGTTCACATACGAAACTCAAACAAGTGACGATAATTCAGGTAAACTATTACACCTAATGGTTCATGTATGAAACTCAAACAACTAACAGTTGTGTTTCGATAAATAATTGTCAATAACTTAGCTAGTGAACTCCAAAATAGCTGGAAACAGCCTCTATACTTTGTGTTTCGATAATAATGGGCAATAACTCAGCTAGTAACTCTCACCACACCTAATAGTTCACATATGAAACTCAAGCAATTCACGATAGTTCAGCTAGTAAACTCTTACACCTAATAGTTCacatatgaaactcaaaaaattaccAGTTATGTTTCGATAAATAATTGGAAATGCTGCCCTTCTTTTAATAACTCAGCTAGTAAACTCTCACCACACCTAATAGTTCACATATGAAACTCAAACAATTgttgttttgataaatagttggcgATAGTTCTAGTAGTAAATTCACACCTAATAGTTCTCGCATTAAACTCAAAAAATCGGGATACTTTAAGTATGGTTTGTACTATAATaactaaacataaattaaaaacaaattaatATCACAATACTCCAAATTTTTAACAATTATTGAATATGAATAAATACCTGATAGTGTTATCAGTTCTCATACGGATCCAGTAAGGAATTGGCCTATTCTGTCTCTGCTTCTTCGCTAGCTTCTTCTTTATCATAAATGACTTGTGAGAAGGctacaataacaaataaaaatgcaattAAATCAGCTTAATAATCACTTATAATAAGTATTAACTTTGAATAATTTGAGCAGAAACTCACCATTTTTGCTGTTGGATATTCTCCTGATGGCGGCGCTAAAGCTCTGAAGCTGAATTGGAATGCTAAGGACGAATAAGAATTCTAGGGTTTGATTCTATATAAGGATGTAAGTGTACTACGAGGCCCACTGGGTCAACATTCTATTTGGGCCTAATAGCCTTTCGAAATTAGCCTTAAAAGTTAGCCTTCTGAGTAATAGCCTTTCGAAATTAGCCTTAAAAGTTAGCCTTCCGAATAatattatgtttatgtattgctcAATCTCAGAGACATAATATTAACAAATACGAAATTAttccctgttcgcgccgtttgaccacccaaatggtcatgcCGACCCCAACAGCCCACACCCAAAT from the Capsicum annuum cultivar UCD-10X-F1 chromosome 9, UCD10Xv1.1, whole genome shotgun sequence genome contains:
- the LOC107840812 gene encoding 60S ribosomal protein L39-3, which translates into the protein MPSHKSFMIKKKLAKKQRQNRPIPYWIRMRTDNTIRYNAKRRHWRRTKLGF